One window from the genome of Sesamum indicum cultivar Zhongzhi No. 13 linkage group LG15, S_indicum_v1.0, whole genome shotgun sequence encodes:
- the LOC105177417 gene encoding uridine kinase-like protein 1, chloroplastic, whose amino-acid sequence MPEETTAIDYVMEAASGPHFSGLRLDGLRSAASSPRASAPLTSAFSFSTVSDSAAHKQPFVIGVSGGTASGKTTVCDMIIQQLHDHRVVLVNQDSFYRGLTPEELKHVHEYNFDHPDAFDTEQLLECVETLRSGQSVHVPIYDFKTHQRCSDSFRQVNASDVIILEGILVFHDPRVRNLMNMKIFVDTDADVRLARRIRRDTVERGRDINSVLEQYAKFVKPAFEDFVLPSKKYADVIIPRGGDNHVAIDLIVQHIRTKLGQHDLCKIYPNVYVIQSTFQIRGMHTLIRDRDISKHDFVFYSDRLIRLVVEHGLGHLPFTEKQIVTPTGSVYTGVDFCKKLCGVSIVRSGESMENALRACCKGIKIGKILIHRDGDNGKQLIYEKLPKDICERHVLLLDPVLATGNSANQAIELLIQKGVPESHIIFLNLISAPEGIHCVSKRFPSLKIVTSEIDVALNEEFRVIPGMGEFGDRYFGTDD is encoded by the exons ATGCCGGAGGAAACGACGGCTATAGACTACGTCATGGAGGCCGCGTCCGGCCCGCACTTCTCCGGTCTCCGCCTCGACGGCCTTCGCTCCGCCGCTTCTTCTCCACGCGCTTCTGCCCCCCTCACTTCCgctttctctttctctacCGTCTCCGATTCCGCCGCACACAAGCAGCCTTTCGTAATCG GGGTTTCGGGAGGAACGGCGTCCGGAAAGACGACAGTTTGTGATATGATTATTCAGCAGCTTCACGATCATCGTGTAGTGCTCGTCAATCAG GATTCTTTTTATCGTGGTTTGACTCCTGAAGAGTTGAAACATGTTCACGAGTACAATTTTGACCATCCAG ATGCTTTTGACACAGAGCAGCTCCTTGAGTGCGTTGAAACGCTAAGGAGTGGTCAATCTGTCCATGTTCCGATATATGACTTTAAAACACATCAAAGATGTTCGGACAGCTTCCGCCAG GTGAATGCATCTGATGTAATCATACTAGAGGGGATCCTCGTTTTCCATGATCCACGAGTTCGAAACTTGATGAACATGAAGATTTTTGTTGACACAG ATGCTGATGTGAGGCTTGCTCGTAGAATAAGGCGTGATACAGTTGAGAGAGGCAGGGACATAAACTCAGTCCTAGAACAG TATGCCAAATTTGTGAAGCCTGCTTTCGAGGATTTTGTTCTGCCATCCAAAAAGTATGCTGATGTTATTATACCTCGTGGAGGAGACAATCACGTTGCTATTGACTTGATTGTCCAACATATTCGCACTAAGCTTGGGCAGCATGACCTGTGTAAAATATATCCCAATGTGTATGTCATTCAGTCGACTTTCCAG ATTAGAGGTATGCATACTCTGATTCGAGACCGAGACATATCAAAAcatgattttgtattttattcaGACAGGCTTATCCGTCTG GTTGTGGAGCATGGTCTTGGTCATTTACCCTTCACTGAGAAGCAAATTGTCACACCAACTG GGTCAGTGTATACTGGTGTAGACTTTTGCAAGAAATTGTGTGGGGTATCTATTGTTAGAAG TGGCGAAAGCATGGAAAATGCACTCCGCGCTTGTTGCAAAGGGATTAAAATAGGGAAAATTTTGATCCATCGTGATGGTGACAATGGGAAGCAG CTTATATATGAGAAACTTCCTAAAGATATTTGTGAACGTCATGTCCTTCTCCTGGACCCAGTTCTTGCTACAG GTAACTCAGCTAACCAGGCAATTGAGCTACTCATACAGAAAGGAGTTCCAGAGTCTCACATCATATTTCTAAACCTCATATCA GCACCCGAAGGGATACATTGTGTCAGCAAACGTTTCCCCTCTTTAAAAATTGTGACATCAGAGATTGACGTAGCACTAAATGAAGAGTTCCGCGTGATACCGGGTATGGGAGAGTTTGGTGATCGTTACTTTGGCACTGACGATTGA
- the LOC110013147 gene encoding LOW QUALITY PROTEIN: metallothionein-like protein 4B (The sequence of the model RefSeq protein was modified relative to this genomic sequence to represent the inferred CDS: deleted 2 bases in 1 codon) produces the protein MADMRGSVGAACDNRCGCPSPCPGGASCRTSTEHKQCRCGEHCTCSKTEGRGCKCGTGCTCPTCAA, from the exons ATGGCGGATATGAGAGGAAGCGTTGGTGCTGCATGCGACAACAGGTGCGGTTGTCCATCTCCCTGTCCCGGTGGCGCATCTTGTAGGACGTCGACAGAGCACAAGCAATGCAGGTGCGGGGAACACTGCACATGTTCCAAGACTGAAGGAAGGGGT TGCAAGTGTGGTACTGGTTGCACCTGTCCAACATGCGCAGCTTAA
- the LOC105177416 gene encoding mavicyanin — protein MEVSTRFGPLLLLILAAALLCREALAAKHVVGGSQGWDESVDFDSWASARIFKVGDELEFKYTAGLHSVVELAGESAYKSCDIGSALDSLNGGSNTVKLSKSGTRYFTCGTPGHCEQGMKVKITTAAADGSSSTTTSPSSKGAAPSTSAASAHVQFLGFFALVASLLVSLI, from the exons ATGGAGGTTTCCACCAGATTTGGGCCTCTGCTACTACTAATTCTTGCAGCTGCACTACTTTGCAGGGAAGCCTTGGCAGCAAAACATGTGGTCGGAGGAAGCCAAGGTTGGGACGAATCCGTAGATTTCGACTCTTGGGCTTCTGCTCGAATATTTAAAGTTGGAGATGAACTAG AGTTCAAGTACACTGCGGGATTGCACAGCGTGGTTGAACTGGCTGGTGAAAGCGCATACAAGAGCTGCGACATCGGCAGTGCACTGGACTCGCTAAATGGCGGTAGCAATACAGTCAAGCTAAGCAAGTCCGGCACGCGCTACTTTACTTGTGGGACACCAGGCCACTGCGAGCAGGGGATGAAGGTCAAGATCACAACTGCGGCGGCCGATGGATCCTCATCCACCACTACTTCGCCGTCATCTAAGGGAGCCGCGCCTTCTACCTCCGCTGCTTCCGCCCATGTTCAGTTTCTCGGTTTCTTTGCGTTGGTTGCCTCTTTGCTGGTGTCCCTCATCtag
- the LOC105177418 gene encoding chloride channel protein CLC-a, translating to MEDVYKLVEAESANMQGPEEEEEEDDPECNNLHQPLLKRNRTLSSSPLAIVGAKVSYIESLDYEINENDLFKQDWRSRSRVQVLQYIFLKWLLAFLVGLLTGGIATLINLAVENISGYKLLAVVRYIEQERYLMGFLYMAGANFLLTLVAAVLVVCFAPTAAGPGIPEIKAYLNGVDTPNMFGASTLIVKIIGSIGAVSAGLDLGKEGPLVHIGSCIASLLGQGGPDNYRIRWRWLRYFNNDRDRRDLITCGSSSGVCAAFRAPVGGVLFALEEVATWWRSALLWRTFFSTAVVVVVLRAVMEYCKSGNCGLFGKGGLIMFDVSGVSVRYHVVDIIPVAVIGVLGGLLGSLYNYVLHQVLKVYNVINKKGKLHKLLLSLSVSIFTSVCLYGLPFLAKCRPCDSSLVDSSCPTNGREGNFKQFNCPNGYYNDLATLLLTTNDDAVRNIFSINTSSEFNVFSLVVFFALYCILGLITFGIAVPSGLFLPIILMGSAYGRLLGLAMGPYTNIDQGLYAVLGAASLMAGSMRMTVSLCVIFLELTNNLLLLPITMLVLLISKTVGDCFNPSIYEIILELKGLPFLDAHPEPWMRNITVGELADVKPAVVTLNGIEKVRNIVEVLKNTTHNGFPVVDSGVTPPTGSPNGATELHGLILRAHLILALKKKWFQQERRRTEEWEVREKFTSIDLAERGATIEEVTVTKDEMEMYVDLHPLTNTTPYTVVESMSVAKAMVLFRQVGLRHMLILPKYQAAGVSPVVGILTRQDLIAHNILSAFPHLERSKGNKKGH from the exons ATGGAGGATGtttacaagttagtagaagCAGAATCAGCAAATATGCAAGGaccagaagaagaagaagaagaggatgacCCAGAATGCAACAATCTCCATCAGCCTCTCCTCAAAAGAAACAGAACACTTTCATCCAGCCCACTCGCCATTGTTGGAGCCAAGGTTTCTTATATAGAGAGCTTGGACTATGA GATCAATGAGAATGATCTGTTCAAGCAAGACTGGAGAAGCAGATCAAGAGTCCAAGTATTGCagtatattttcttgaaatggtTGCTGGCTTTCCTAGTCGGGCTTCTCACAGGAGGGATTGCAACTCTCATCAATCTTGctgttgaaaatatatctgGATATAAACTTCTGGCTGTGGTTAGATACATCGAGCAGGAAAG ATATCTAATGGGATTCTTATATATGGCTGGAGCAAATTTTCTACTGACACTGGTAGCAGCTGTTCTCGTAGTTTGCTTTGCTCCTACAGCAGCTGGTCCTGGAATTCCTGAAATCAAAGCTTATCTCAATGGAGTTGACACCCCCAATATGTTTGGTGCATCGACCTTGATTGTTAAG ATTATTGGGAGCATTGGAGCCGTTTCTGCGGGCCTAGATCTTGGAAAAGAAGGCCCTCTCGTGCACATTGGGAGTTGCATTGCTTCCCTATTAGGCCAAGGTGGTCCTGACAACTACCGAATTAGATGGCGCTGGCTAAGATACTTCAATAATGATAGGGACCGCCGTGACCTCATCACATGTGGTTCTTCTTCTGGTGTCTGTGCTGCTTTCCGTGCACCAGTTGGTGGTGTCCTCTTTGCTTTGGAGGAGGTTGCTACATGGTGGAGAAGTGCACTCCTCTGGAGAACTTTTTTCAGTACAGCAGTCGTGGTCGTGGTGCTTAGGGCCGTCATGGAATACTGTAAATCCGGCAACTGTGGGCTATTTGGGAAAGGAGGGCTGATCATGTTTGATGTGAGTGGGGTTTCTGTGAGGTACCATGTGGTGGATATTATCCCTGTGGCCGTTATAGGAGTACTTGGTGGCCTTCTGGGAAGCCTTTATAACTATGTTCTCCACCAGGTCCTAAAGGTCTACAATGTCATAAATAA GAAGGGCAAATTGCATAAACTTCTTCTCAGTCTGAGTGTCTCCATTTTCACATCTGTATGCCTCTATGGACTTCCTTTCCTTGCAAAGTGCCGACCTTGTGATTCCTCCCTTGTCGATTCTTCCTGTCCCACAAATGGTCGGGAAGGAAATTTCAAGCAATTCAATTGCCCAAACGGCTACTACAACGACCTCGCCACTCTCCTCCTTACCACCAATGATGACGCTGTTCGAAATATTTTCTCCATAAACACTTCATCAGAGTTCAATGTCTTTTCCCTAGTCGTCTTCTTTGCACTGTATTGTATACTCGGACTTATAACCTTTGGCATTGCCGTCCCATCTGGTCTCTTCCTCCCCATCATTCTCATGGGTTCAGCTTATGGCCGTTTGCTCGGACTGGCCATGGGACCATACACAAACATCGATCAGGGGCTATACGCTGTTCTTGGGGCAGCCTCCCTCATGGCTGGTTCTATGAGAATGACCGTTTCCCTTTGCGTCATATTTCTAGAGCTTACCAATAACCTCCTCTTGCTACCCATAACAATGCTGGTACTTCTAATCTCTAAAACCGTAGGAGACTGCTTCAATCCAAGCAtctatgaaataattttggaactgAAAGGGCTCCCGTTCTTGGATGCACATCCAGAGCCATGGATGAGAAACATCACCGTTGGTGAGCTTGCTGATGTTAAACCAGCAGTCGTTACACTTAACGGAATTGAGAAGGTGCGCAACATCGTGGAAGTACTAAAAAACACGACACATAATGGTTTTCCAGTTGTAGATTCTGGAGTTACTCCACCAACAGGGTCACCCAACGGTGCAACTGAACTGCATGGGCTGATCCTGAGAGCTCATCTTATTTTAGCCCTGAAAAAGAAGTGGTTCCAGCAAGAAAGACGAAGAACAGAAGAATGGGAAGTGAGAGAGAAATTCACTTCCATCGACTTGGCCGAACGGGGTGCCACGATAGAAGAGGTAACAGTGACCAAAGACGAAATGGAGATGTATGTTGATCTGCATCCCTTAACCAATACAACTCCATATACTGTGGTGGAGAGCATGTCTGTGGCAAAGGCAATGGTGCTGTTTAGGCAAGTGGGGCTCCGCCATATGCTCATTCTGCCTAAATATCAAGCAGCCGGG GTTTCTCCGGTGGTGGGAATTTTGACAAGACAGGATTTGATAGCCCACAACATTTTGAGTGCTTTCCCTCATCTGGAAAGATCAAAGGGGAATAAGAAGGGGCATTGA